One stretch of Rathayibacter festucae DSM 15932 DNA includes these proteins:
- a CDS encoding uroporphyrinogen-III synthase, whose protein sequence is MVPAAYSQWEKPLQGWRVLVPRGGPWGDGVAGALRAKGASPVVAPMINFAPTDDFPALEQALADLEAGAFDWMTVTSATTVDVLSLLRTTVPAGTKVAAVGETTAAALVAAGYSVDLVPSEDNSAKGLLAEWEQATGGQHPLRVLTLRSEIAKPLLTEGLKRIGHDVRSVVAYRTVGVQVEDRVVADVASGAVHAILVTSGSVAEQVQKQLGPVPESTLVAAIGPQTAKDARAFGLRVDVVADERSASSLIDAVAGVAAERATR, encoded by the coding sequence ATCGTGCCCGCCGCCTACTCCCAGTGGGAGAAGCCGTTGCAGGGCTGGCGTGTCCTCGTCCCCCGCGGAGGTCCGTGGGGCGACGGCGTCGCCGGTGCCCTGCGTGCGAAGGGAGCGTCGCCCGTCGTCGCGCCCATGATCAACTTCGCGCCGACCGACGACTTCCCGGCACTCGAGCAGGCCCTGGCCGACCTCGAGGCCGGCGCCTTCGACTGGATGACGGTGACCAGCGCGACCACGGTCGACGTGCTGTCCCTGCTGCGCACCACCGTGCCCGCGGGCACGAAGGTCGCCGCCGTCGGCGAGACCACGGCCGCGGCGCTCGTGGCGGCCGGCTACTCGGTCGACCTCGTGCCGTCCGAGGACAACTCCGCGAAGGGCCTCCTCGCCGAGTGGGAGCAGGCGACCGGCGGGCAGCACCCGCTCCGCGTGCTCACGCTGCGCTCCGAGATCGCGAAGCCGCTGCTGACCGAGGGCCTGAAGCGCATCGGCCACGACGTCCGCTCCGTGGTCGCCTACCGCACCGTCGGCGTGCAGGTCGAGGACCGCGTCGTCGCCGATGTCGCGAGCGGTGCCGTGCACGCGATCCTGGTCACCTCGGGGAGCGTGGCCGAGCAGGTGCAGAAGCAGCTCGGCCCCGTGCCCGAGTCGACGCTGGTCGCCGCGATCGGCCCGCAGACCGCGAAGGACGCGCGCGCCTTCGGCCTGCGCGTCGA